The proteins below are encoded in one region of Hordeum vulgare subsp. vulgare chromosome 3H, MorexV3_pseudomolecules_assembly, whole genome shotgun sequence:
- the LOC123445094 gene encoding serine/threonine-protein kinase rio2 has protein sequence MKLDVNALRYLSKDDFRVLTACEMGMRNHEIVPAELVDRIAGLKHGGTYKVLRNLLKNKLVHHDCKKYDGFRLTYLGYDFLAIKTLVNRGVFASVGRQIGVGKESDIFEVATEDGTVLAMKLHRLGRTSFRAVKSKRDYLAHRRSFNWLYLSRLAALKEFAFMKALGDHGFPVPTAVDCNRHCVIMSLVPGYPLVQIRELQNPDDVFDKILGLVIRLAEHGLIHCDFNEFNIMIDDDETVTMIDFPQMVSVSHRNAQMYFDRDIGCIYKFFNKRFNLTEKGGQDGSETDDDDSGRPSFLSIQKSSGALDKELAASGFTKKEQVEIEKFIDENAEEHESGSDDDDSTPEQESDDGDAVSAEISSLKIVDQGPAGVPDLVVMDSDKHETLSKEHATSTSPSGENKPTDPTADGVEDPKGSESGGEDDDDSSEDTEDEDDALLTKQLNKQRKRAMAAALGRRRPLNSRNAYKDKGKGTMNSKIQRQACQW, from the exons ATGAAGCTCGACGTGAACGCCCTCCGCTACCTCTCCAAGGACGACTTCCGCGTCCTCACCGCCTGCGAGATGGGCATGCGCAAC CACGAGATCGTGCCCGCGGAGCTCGTCGACCGCATCGCCGGATTGAA GCATGGAGGCACATATAAAGTGCTGCGGAATTTGTTGAAGAACAAACTGGTGCACCATGATTGTAAAAAGT ATGATGGGTTTCGGCTCACATATCTTGGGTATGACTTCCTCGCCATAAAAACTTTGGTTAATCGTGGAGTCTTTGCTTCGGTTGGTCGCCAAATCGGTGTTGGAAAAGAGTCAG ATATATTTGAGGTTGCCACGGAGGATGGAACAGTGTTGGCCATGAAGCTTCATAGGTTGGGTAGGACATCTTTTAGGGCTGTCAAATCAAAGCGTGACTATTTAGCCCACCGGAGGAGCTTTAACTGGCTGTACTTATCACGGCTTGCGGCCCTCAAGGAATTTGCTTTTATGAAG gctttaggagatcATGGATTCCCTGTTCCCACAGCGGTGGATTGCAATCGGCACTGTGTGATTATGTCACTTGTGCCGGGATATCCACT TGTTCAGATAAGAGAATTGCAAAATCCAGATGATGTTTTTGACAAAATTCTTGGTCTTGTAATTCGTTTGGCGGAGCATGGGCTGATAcattgtgattttaacgaattcaATATCATG ATTGACGATGATGAGACTGTTACGATGATCGACTTCCCACAGATGGTATCTGTTTCGCACCGGAATGCCCAGAT GTATTTTGATCGAGATATTGGGTGTATCTACAAGTTCTTTAACAAAAG GTTCAATCTTACAGAGAAAGGTGGACAAGATGGTTCGGAAACTGATGATGATGACAGTGGCAGGCCGTCCTTTCTGTCCATTCAAAAGTCTTCTGGTGCCTTGGACAAAGAACTAGCTGCCAGTGGCTTCACCAAAAAAGAGCAAGTTGAGATAGAAAAG TTCATTGATGAGAATGCTGAAGAACACGAATCcggctccgatgatgatgattcaACGCCAGAACAGGAAAGTGATGATGGCGATGCTGTGTCTGCTGAAATCAGTTCCTTGAAAATAGTAGACCAG GGCCCTGCAGGTGTGCCTGATCTTGTTGTGATGGATTCAGATAAACATGAAACTTTATCTAAAGAG CATGCAACAAGCACAAGCCCCAGTGGCGAGAACAAACCGACAGATCCAACCGCCGATGGCGTCGAGGACCCTAAGGGATCCGAATCAGGAGGCGAAGATGACGATGACTCGTCGGAGGATACTGAGGATGAAGATGATGCATTGCTGACAAAGCAGCTGAACAAGCAAAGGAAAAGGGCGATGGCAGCTGCCCTCGGGCGGAGAAGGCCCCTCAACTCGAGGAACGCTTACAAGGACAAGGGCAAGGGCACCATGAACTCCAAGATCCAGAGGCAAGCCTGCCAATGGTGA
- the LOC123445095 gene encoding MLO-like protein 1, giving the protein MEGAGGELAEDALEYTPTWIVAVVCSLIVTISLAAERCLHYLGKTLKRKRQKALFEALLKVKEELMLLGFISLLMTVSQDVIQRTCIPPSWTNYLLPCKKTEGHHAAALGGRRLLPKSVPRSDHCRNKGKVPLLSLEALHQLHIFIFVLAITHVIFSVLTMVLGGAKIRQWKHWETEIHKSDAGNGPKKLTQVQQFEFIKERFNGVGKESTLLSWMHSFVKQFYASVTKSDYATMRLGFIMTHCRGNPKFGFHRYMVRALEGDFKKVVGIRWYLWIFVVIFMLLNVNGWHTYFWISFVPLILLLAVGTKLEHVIDQLAQDVVEKHSAIEGDLVVNPSDEHFWCGKPRVILYLIHFILFQNAFEIALFFWILTTYGFNSCIMDHVPFIVPRLVIGVVIQLLCSYSTLPLYAIVTQMGTFYKKEIFDEHVQQGLLGWAQKARMRTELFKDAAAAAAGPTRHGPSSRLEMLRRAAALMQCRGAPPR; this is encoded by the exons ATGGAGGGCGCTGGCGGGGAGTTGGCGGAGGATGCGCTGGAGTACACGCCGACGTGGATCGTCGCGGTGGTCTGCTCCCTCATCGTCACCATCTCCCTCGCCGCCGAGCGGTGCCTCCATTACCTCGGCAAG ACGCTCAAGAGGAAGCGCCAGAAGGCGCTCTTCGAGGCCCTCCTCAAGGTGAAAGAAG AGCTGATGCTTCTGGGGTTCATCTCTCTGCTGATGACGGTGTCGCAAGATGTGATCCAGAGGACATGCATCCCTCCCAGCTGGACCAACTACCTGCTGCCCTGCAAGAAGACTGAGGGGCATCATGCTGCCGCTCTCGGCGGTCGCCGGCTGCTTCCTAAGAGTGTGCCGCGGTCCGACCATTGCAGAAACAAG GGAAAAGTTCCTTTGCTGTCGCTCGAAGCGTTACATCAGTTGcatattttcatttttgttctggcTATCACCCATGTGATTTTCAGTGTTCTGACCATGGTTTTAGGAGGAGCCAAG ATTCGCCAATGGAAACACTGGGAGACTGAAATTCATAAAAGCGATGCAGGAAACG GACCTAAGAAGTTGACGCAGGTTCAACAATTTGAATTTATCAAGGAACGTTTTAATGGTGTTGGCAAGGAGTCTACACTGTTGAGCTGGATG CATTCGTTTGTCAAGCAGTTTTATGCTTCGGTCACTAAATCTGACTACGCAACCATGCGACTCGGTTTCATCATG ACGCATTGCCGAGGAAACCCCAAATTTGGCTTCCACAGATACATGGTGCGAGCTCTGGAGGGTGATTTCAAGAAGGTGGTTGGCATAAG GTGGTACCTGTGGATATTCGTTGTGATATTCATGCTGCTGAACGTcaatg GTTGGCACACCTACTTCTGGATCTCCTTCGTTCCTCTCATC CTGCTGCTGGCCGTGGGCACGAAGCTTGAGCACGTGATAGATCAGCTGGCGCAGGACGTGGTGGAGAAGCACTCGGCGATCGAGGGCGACCTGGTGGTGAACCCGTCGGACGAGCACTTCTGGTGCGGTAAACCCAGGGTGATCCTCTACCTCATCCACTTCATCCTCTTCCAGAACGCCTTCGAGATCGCGCTCTTCTTCTGGATCCTG ACCACCTACGGATTCAACTCGTGCATCATGGACCACGTCCCCTTCATCGTGCCGAGGCTCGTCATCGG GGTCGTCATCCAGCTGCTGTGCAGCTACAGCACCCTGCCTCTGTACGCGATCGTCACGCAGATGGGGACCTTCTACAAGAAGGAGATCTTCGACGAGCACGTCCAGCAGGGGCTGCTGGGGTGGGCGCAGAAGGCAAGGATGAGGACTGAGTTATTCAAGGATGCTGCTGCAGCCGCGGCCGGACCCACCAGGCATGGCCCGTCATCCCGGCTGGAGATGCTGCGACGCGCCGCCGCCTTGATGCAGTGCCGTGGCGCGCCCCCGAGATGA